A window of Exiguobacterium sp. FSL W8-0210 contains these coding sequences:
- a CDS encoding LacI family DNA-binding transcriptional regulator, with protein sequence MQVTIKDVAREANVAPSTVSRVIANSSRISQKTKERVRQAMDELGYYPNVHARSLANRTTQAIGLVMPSAATKTLQNPFFSEVIRGISTKAHQNGYSLYMTTGVSEEEVYEGVVSMVQGRRVDGVVVLYSRTDDKVVQFLQDSKFPFVVVGKPFSDSSHVTYVDTDNYLAGREVTKYLHQLGHECIAFVGGAQDLAVTQERVGGYKTALMEEGIPIQESYIVSAPFMTTGGAEAVKRLMSLEHPPTAVVVSDDMMALGVMSTLNEMGIGVPDQMAVVSFNNLFIAEFSSPPLTSVEINIFGLGFEATNCLIEQINEDATPYGKRVIVPHYLVVRQSCGGKSEA encoded by the coding sequence ATGCAGGTAACAATCAAGGATGTAGCACGGGAAGCGAATGTCGCACCCTCGACGGTATCACGCGTCATTGCGAATAGTTCACGCATCAGTCAAAAGACGAAGGAACGGGTGCGGCAGGCGATGGATGAGCTCGGGTATTATCCGAACGTTCATGCGCGCAGTCTCGCGAATCGAACGACACAAGCGATCGGTCTCGTCATGCCAAGTGCTGCAACAAAAACGCTACAAAACCCGTTCTTTTCGGAGGTCATTCGAGGAATCAGTACAAAAGCGCATCAAAATGGATATTCGTTATATATGACGACAGGTGTCTCGGAAGAAGAAGTATATGAAGGTGTCGTCTCGATGGTTCAGGGCCGTCGTGTCGATGGTGTCGTCGTACTGTATTCCCGTACGGATGACAAAGTCGTTCAATTTCTGCAAGATTCGAAGTTTCCGTTCGTCGTCGTCGGAAAACCATTCAGTGATTCATCACATGTCACGTATGTCGATACGGATAATTATCTAGCCGGTCGCGAAGTGACGAAGTACTTGCATCAACTTGGGCATGAGTGTATCGCATTCGTCGGAGGCGCACAGGACTTAGCTGTGACGCAAGAACGTGTCGGGGGTTACAAGACGGCTCTCATGGAAGAGGGCATCCCGATTCAAGAATCCTACATCGTCAGTGCACCATTCATGACGACAGGAGGCGCTGAGGCAGTCAAACGACTGATGTCGCTTGAACATCCGCCGACGGCTGTCGTCGTCAGTGACGACATGATGGCACTTGGTGTCATGAGTACCCTGAATGAGATGGGGATCGGTGTGCCGGATCAAATGGCCGTCGTCAGTTTCAATAACTTGTTCATCGCAGAATTCTCAAGCCCACCGTTGACTTCTGTTGAAATCAATATCTTTGGACTTGGTTTTGAAGCGACGAATTGTTTGATTGAACAAATCAATGAAGATGCGACCCCTTATGGGAAGCGCGTCATCGTTCCACATTATCTCGTCGTCCGTCAGTCTTGTGGCGGAAAATCTGAAGCGTGA
- a CDS encoding glycoside hydrolase family 65 protein, translated as MKRLFEVNEWKITELGFHPEDNRLAESMTSIGNGHMGMRGTFEEEYTGDTHQGMYVAGVYYPDKTRVGWWKNGYPEYFAKVLNAVNIMGLKVSVNGKTVDLNTWEVIDFKRELDMQHGVLTRAMLLKHGEEEIKVESKRFFSIVDKEIAALQYTVTPVNFEAEVIIESYLDADVENEDSNYDEKFWLPVEHGIEERFGYVTSKTKKLDWHVTAAMITDVEGARCEVVDGNTQYVANRFTKQAAVGEGVTVEKFVALVTNRDHEIDALLEQAMKRVHVAFESGFEPLLATHEAAWLHHWEEADVKIEGDVEAQQGIRFNIFHMFQTYTGEDSRLNIGPKGFTGEKYGGATYWDTEAYCLNFYLATSKPEVAWNLLKYRHNQLPQAKENADKNVGMKGALYPMVTMNGEECHNEWEITHEEIHRNGAIAHAIYNYTNYTGDTSYLGQYGFEVLVEIARYWASRVNYVAHKDVYMILGVTGPNEYENNVNNNWYTNLIAAWCLEYTQTVHRHLAQEEPERLQELMHQLALTDEELAKWADIDAKMYYPKDEAAPGIFMQQDGFMDKEQILVAELDPKHLPLNQNWSWDRILRSVFIKQADVLQGLYFLTDRFSLEEKKANFDFYEPRTVHESSLSPCIYSIIAAEVGYEEKAVELYQRSARLDLDNYNNDTEDGLHITSMVGSWMSIVHGFAGLRVANDTLSFKPMLPKGWTSYAFRMQWRGHHIHVHVQPNAVEITQTEGEAFSLNVHGTTVEVPAGGKITVPASMTV; from the coding sequence ATGAAACGACTTTTTGAGGTCAATGAGTGGAAAATTACAGAGCTTGGTTTTCATCCAGAAGATAATCGATTGGCAGAATCGATGACATCGATCGGAAACGGTCATATGGGAATGCGCGGAACGTTTGAAGAAGAATACACAGGCGACACGCATCAAGGCATGTATGTCGCAGGTGTTTATTATCCGGATAAGACACGTGTCGGCTGGTGGAAAAACGGTTATCCGGAGTACTTCGCGAAAGTACTCAATGCTGTCAACATCATGGGTTTGAAAGTATCTGTCAACGGAAAAACTGTTGATTTGAATACGTGGGAAGTCATCGACTTCAAACGTGAACTTGATATGCAACATGGTGTGTTGACGCGGGCGATGTTGTTGAAGCATGGAGAAGAAGAGATAAAAGTCGAATCCAAGCGTTTCTTCTCGATCGTCGATAAAGAAATTGCTGCCTTGCAATATACGGTAACACCTGTCAATTTCGAAGCAGAGGTCATCATTGAATCATATCTCGATGCGGATGTTGAGAATGAAGACTCAAACTATGATGAGAAGTTCTGGCTTCCCGTTGAACACGGAATTGAAGAACGGTTTGGTTATGTCACATCAAAAACGAAAAAGCTCGATTGGCATGTGACAGCAGCGATGATCACGGACGTCGAAGGCGCACGGTGTGAGGTCGTCGATGGCAATACGCAGTACGTCGCGAATCGTTTCACGAAACAAGCCGCAGTAGGTGAGGGTGTCACTGTCGAGAAATTCGTTGCGCTCGTAACGAATCGCGATCATGAAATCGATGCGTTACTGGAGCAAGCGATGAAACGGGTTCACGTCGCATTCGAATCAGGCTTTGAACCATTGCTTGCGACACATGAAGCAGCGTGGTTGCACCACTGGGAAGAAGCGGATGTGAAGATTGAAGGTGATGTCGAGGCACAGCAAGGGATTCGTTTCAACATCTTCCATATGTTCCAGACCTACACAGGTGAAGACTCACGCCTGAACATCGGACCAAAAGGCTTCACGGGCGAGAAGTATGGTGGTGCGACGTATTGGGATACAGAAGCGTACTGCTTGAACTTTTACCTTGCGACGTCGAAACCGGAAGTGGCTTGGAATTTACTCAAGTATCGCCACAATCAATTACCGCAAGCAAAAGAAAATGCGGATAAGAATGTTGGGATGAAGGGTGCGCTTTATCCGATGGTGACGATGAACGGAGAAGAGTGCCACAACGAGTGGGAAATTACACATGAAGAAATTCACCGGAACGGCGCGATTGCGCATGCGATTTATAATTACACGAACTACACGGGGGACACATCGTATCTCGGACAATACGGATTTGAAGTGTTAGTCGAGATTGCTCGTTATTGGGCAAGCCGTGTCAATTATGTGGCGCATAAGGATGTCTATATGATTCTTGGGGTGACGGGACCAAATGAATACGAGAACAACGTCAACAACAACTGGTATACGAATTTGATCGCAGCATGGTGTCTCGAATATACGCAGACCGTTCACCGTCATTTGGCACAAGAAGAACCAGAACGTTTGCAAGAACTCATGCATCAATTAGCGTTGACGGATGAGGAACTGGCGAAGTGGGCAGATATCGACGCGAAGATGTATTATCCAAAAGATGAAGCAGCTCCTGGTATCTTCATGCAACAGGATGGCTTCATGGATAAGGAACAAATCCTGGTCGCTGAACTCGATCCAAAACATCTTCCGCTGAACCAGAATTGGTCTTGGGACCGGATCCTTCGCTCTGTCTTCATCAAACAGGCAGATGTCCTGCAAGGTCTCTACTTCTTGACGGATCGCTTCAGTCTAGAAGAGAAGAAAGCGAACTTCGATTTCTATGAACCACGTACGGTTCACGAATCATCATTATCTCCGTGTATCTACTCGATCATTGCAGCGGAAGTCGGCTATGAGGAAAAAGCGGTCGAACTGTACCAACGTTCGGCACGACTTGACCTTGATAACTACAACAATGATACGGAAGACGGATTACACATCACGTCGATGGTTGGATCTTGGATGTCGATCGTCCACGGGTTCGCCGGATTACGGGTGGCGAACGATACGTTGTCCTTTAAGCCGATGTTGCCAAAAGGCTGGACGAGCTATGCGTTCCGGATGCAGTGGCGCGGTCATCATATCCATGTCCATGTTCAGCCAAACGCCGTCGAAATCACTCAGACGGAAGGCGAAGCATTCAGCTTAAACGTTCATGGAACGACTGTAGAAGTTCCGGCAGGAGGAAAGATTACGGTGCCTGCTTCGATGACAGTATAA